In a single window of the Flavobacterium sp. W4I14 genome:
- a CDS encoding transcriptional regulator with XRE-family HTH domain (product_source=COG1396; cath_funfam=1.10.260.40; cog=COG1396; pfam=PF01381,PF09685; smart=SM00530; superfamily=47413; transmembrane_helix_parts=Outside_1_77,TMhelix_78_100,Inside_101_120,TMhelix_121_143,Outside_144_147,TMhelix_148_170,Inside_171_187), whose product MKLSDKIKELRTQHGFSQEELAKQTQLSLRTIQHIEQNETEARGDTLVRLAQVFGLKPVDLTPQTEKEQTYLIPLLNFSALSFFIYPILGFIVPLILWYFKRNGDKKLNETGKKLLNFQATWTLAIFFVNAFSMLIKVMHFGGIFRIYTFLVIIYGFYALNFVLILFNTFRSKNLKDLIYKPAIPFF is encoded by the coding sequence ATGAAATTATCAGATAAGATAAAAGAACTTAGAACCCAGCATGGTTTCAGTCAGGAGGAACTTGCAAAGCAAACCCAGTTGAGCTTGCGCACCATTCAGCATATCGAACAAAATGAAACGGAGGCAAGGGGAGATACCCTGGTCAGGCTGGCACAAGTTTTTGGTTTAAAACCGGTAGATTTAACTCCTCAAACCGAAAAAGAACAGACATACCTTATTCCACTTCTAAATTTCTCGGCACTAAGTTTTTTTATTTACCCCATATTAGGTTTTATTGTACCCTTAATTTTATGGTATTTTAAACGAAATGGAGACAAAAAGCTAAATGAGACGGGTAAAAAGTTACTTAATTTTCAAGCTACGTGGACATTGGCCATCTTTTTTGTAAATGCGTTTTCTATGTTAATTAAGGTGATGCATTTTGGAGGAATCTTTAGGATTTACACTTTTCTAGTCATCATTTATGGTTTCTATGCCTTAAATTTTGTGCTTATTTTATTTAATACCTTTCGGAGCAAGAATTTGAAAGACTTAATTTATAAGCCAGCAATTCCATTTTTTTAA
- a CDS encoding putative amidohydrolase YtcJ (product_source=COG1574; cath_funfam=2.30.40.10,3.20.20.140; cog=COG1574; pfam=PF07969; superfamily=51338,51556), producing MKFILYSLFLAILFSSCTEKEEADVVVYNAKVYTVNNKFETVEAFAVKNGKILALGKSDDIKSKYAGKEEIDADGRAVYPGFIDAHAHFYGYGQSLQTADLRETKSWDEVLKRLVDFAETHPDGWLIGNGWDQNDWDNKAFPTNEKLTALFPGRPVFLNRIDGHAAIANQKALDDAGIKSEQKLVGGDMLTQNGKLTGVLIDNAVALVERKIPSPDAKLAEKIFIDAQKNCFAAGLTTIDDCGLSYLAVEFIEKLQKENKLKMRLYVMLSDEPDNYKYLFNRGPIKTDRLNVRAFKVYADGALGSRGACLLHPYSDMPNKKGFLLSDQKHFEEVAKKIAANHFQMCTHAIGDSANRVILNIYNKILKGKNDQRWRIEHAQVVNANDFDLFGKANIVPSVQPTHATSDMYWATQRLGAERLKSAYAYKQLLKQNGWIPLGTDFPVENINPLLTFYAATVREDAKGFPKGGFQMENALTPEEALRGMTIWAAKANFEEEEKGSLEKGKLADFVMLDHDILKSTPQDILKTKVLKTYLNGEKVYEAK from the coding sequence ATGAAATTCATTTTATACAGCCTTTTTCTAGCTATACTTTTCTCTTCTTGTACAGAGAAAGAAGAAGCTGATGTAGTTGTTTATAATGCTAAAGTTTATACCGTAAACAACAAGTTCGAAACAGTTGAGGCTTTCGCTGTAAAGAATGGTAAAATCCTGGCCCTTGGCAAAAGTGATGATATCAAATCAAAATACGCTGGGAAAGAAGAGATTGACGCCGATGGAAGAGCAGTTTATCCAGGTTTTATAGATGCGCATGCCCATTTTTATGGCTACGGACAAAGTTTGCAGACAGCTGATCTTCGAGAAACAAAATCGTGGGATGAAGTGCTTAAACGCTTAGTGGATTTTGCCGAAACGCACCCCGATGGTTGGTTAATCGGCAATGGCTGGGATCAAAACGATTGGGATAATAAAGCTTTCCCTACTAATGAAAAGTTAACCGCACTTTTTCCTGGTCGCCCGGTATTTTTAAACCGTATCGATGGTCATGCGGCTATCGCTAATCAAAAAGCGTTGGATGATGCAGGCATTAAAAGCGAACAGAAATTGGTAGGGGGAGATATGCTTACCCAAAACGGAAAGTTAACTGGTGTTTTAATCGATAATGCCGTAGCTTTAGTAGAGCGTAAAATCCCATCACCAGATGCTAAACTGGCCGAAAAGATATTTATCGATGCGCAGAAAAATTGCTTTGCCGCTGGCTTAACCACCATTGATGATTGTGGCCTGAGTTATCTGGCTGTCGAATTCATCGAAAAACTGCAGAAAGAAAATAAGCTTAAAATGAGGCTTTATGTAATGCTTTCTGATGAGCCTGATAATTATAAATATCTTTTTAATCGCGGGCCGATCAAAACCGATCGGTTAAATGTTCGGGCATTTAAGGTTTATGCCGATGGCGCTTTGGGATCGCGTGGGGCCTGCCTGTTGCATCCATATAGCGATATGCCAAATAAAAAGGGTTTTCTATTGAGTGATCAAAAACACTTTGAAGAAGTGGCCAAAAAAATTGCAGCCAATCATTTCCAGATGTGTACCCATGCCATTGGCGATTCGGCCAATCGGGTAATTCTGAATATTTACAATAAAATTTTAAAAGGTAAAAACGATCAGCGCTGGCGCATTGAACATGCACAAGTGGTAAATGCCAACGATTTCGATCTTTTTGGAAAAGCGAATATTGTACCTTCAGTGCAGCCTACGCATGCCACTTCCGATATGTATTGGGCCACACAGCGTTTAGGTGCCGAAAGATTAAAAAGTGCTTATGCTTACAAACAATTGTTAAAACAAAATGGTTGGATTCCTTTGGGTACTGATTTTCCGGTCGAAAACATTAATCCATTATTAACGTTTTATGCAGCAACAGTGAGAGAAGATGCAAAAGGTTTTCCGAAAGGTGGCTTCCAAATGGAAAATGCCTTAACGCCTGAAGAAGCTTTACGTGGAATGACCATATGGGCAGCAAAAGCCAATTTTGAGGAAGAGGAGAAAGGAAGTTTGGAAAAAGGCAAGTTAGCCGATTTTGTTATGCTCGATCACGATATATTGAAATCAACACCACAAGACATATTAAAAACCAAAGTTTTAAAAACCTACCTGAACGGAGAAAAAGTATATGAAGCGAAATAG
- a CDS encoding isopenicillin N synthase-like dioxygenase (product_source=COG3491; cath_funfam=2.60.120.330; cog=COG3491; pfam=PF03171,PF14226; superfamily=51197), which translates to MSTPYIPCLDLGSYINGSAEDRKKFSDELGRAFNDSGFVTITNHGLSQELIDKLYENIKAAFSLPVETKRKYEKPELAGQRGYTSAGKETAKGAKTPDLKEFWQIGQEVTDGDPVKNEYPDNEVLEELPEFNKVTGDIYKKLEENGTHLLRAIATYLELPINYFDKHVHNGNSILRGIHYFPIENPETIPDDAVRAGAHEDINLITLLIGASADGLEVLTRSNEWLPIKAHHTDIVVNVGDMLQRLTNNKLKSTTHRVVNPPRELMKTSRFSVPFFLHPRSDMDLTSLPSTIDAEHPKAYSDMTAGEYLDERLREIGLKK; encoded by the coding sequence ATGTCTACACCGTATATTCCTTGTTTAGATTTGGGCTCTTACATCAATGGTTCTGCAGAAGACCGTAAAAAGTTTTCTGATGAATTGGGCAGGGCTTTTAACGATTCGGGTTTTGTTACCATTACCAATCATGGTTTAAGCCAGGAATTAATTGACAAGCTTTATGAAAATATTAAAGCTGCTTTTTCGCTTCCCGTTGAAACCAAAAGGAAATACGAGAAACCAGAACTGGCTGGTCAACGTGGTTACACCAGTGCAGGTAAAGAAACTGCTAAAGGGGCTAAAACACCAGATTTGAAAGAATTCTGGCAGATTGGCCAGGAAGTAACTGATGGTGATCCAGTTAAAAATGAATACCCTGACAATGAAGTTTTAGAAGAATTACCGGAATTTAATAAAGTAACCGGCGATATTTATAAAAAACTGGAAGAAAACGGGACACATTTATTACGTGCCATTGCTACTTACCTGGAATTGCCGATCAATTATTTCGACAAACACGTTCATAACGGAAATTCTATTTTGAGGGGAATCCATTATTTCCCGATCGAAAATCCTGAAACCATTCCTGATGATGCGGTGCGTGCAGGTGCGCATGAAGACATCAATTTGATTACCTTATTAATTGGCGCCAGTGCAGACGGTTTAGAAGTTTTAACCCGCAGCAATGAATGGCTGCCGATTAAAGCACATCACACTGATATCGTGGTGAACGTTGGCGATATGTTACAGCGTTTAACCAACAATAAATTAAAATCGACTACACATAGAGTGGTAAACCCACCTCGCGAACTGATGAAAACCTCTCGTTTCTCTGTTCCTTTTTTCTTACACCCACGCAGCGACATGGATTTAACAAGCTTGCCATCAACCATTGATGCTGAACATCCTAAAGCCTATAGCGATATGACTGCGGGCGAATATCTGGATGAAAGATTAAGAGAAATAGGATTGAAGAAATAA
- a CDS encoding transposase (product_source=KO:K07486; cath_funfam=3.40.50.620; cog=COG3547; ko=KO:K07486; pfam=PF01548,PF02371; superfamily=143437,46579) yields the protein MIATTKFFIGIDVSKPHFDVALMAVVNHVKQEIGTARFDNTAPGIKLFEKWLKSQKTTFNEDSLIVMENTGIYHRLIWTFCSNINLPIHIGNAAHIKWSFGIARGKNDKIDSIRLCNYAFKEADDLKATAALDPELMLLKDLISARTKLLKQRSGISVSVKELGNVNGKEHQKLIEKALKNAIEGIAKSIKNLEDQIKKIITGNQDFKQNYKLLLSIPGIGHVTAVYLIGCTGNFAGRPSGKELACYAGVVPFEHSSGISIKGKTRVHRMANKELKRLLHMCALSLIQHNQEFKIYYNRKKNEGKHSMSIINAVRNKIALRVAAVIKNQTSYKNNYNIAA from the coding sequence ATGATTGCCACTACAAAATTTTTTATCGGGATTGATGTTTCCAAACCCCACTTCGATGTTGCATTGATGGCCGTTGTGAACCATGTAAAACAGGAGATAGGAACCGCACGGTTTGACAACACAGCGCCAGGGATAAAGTTATTTGAGAAGTGGTTGAAATCGCAGAAAACCACATTCAATGAGGACTCCTTGATTGTCATGGAAAATACCGGGATCTATCACCGTTTAATATGGACTTTCTGCAGCAACATAAATCTGCCCATCCATATTGGCAATGCAGCCCATATCAAATGGAGCTTTGGGATAGCAAGGGGTAAAAATGATAAAATAGATAGTATACGTTTATGCAACTATGCATTTAAGGAAGCGGATGATCTAAAGGCGACAGCTGCCCTAGATCCCGAGCTGATGCTCCTGAAAGATCTGATATCAGCGAGGACAAAGCTGCTCAAACAAAGGTCTGGCATCAGCGTTTCGGTAAAAGAACTTGGCAATGTCAATGGTAAAGAACATCAGAAGCTGATTGAAAAAGCACTTAAAAATGCAATTGAGGGTATAGCCAAGTCAATCAAGAACCTCGAAGATCAGATCAAAAAAATTATCACAGGAAACCAGGATTTCAAGCAGAACTACAAATTATTGCTCAGTATACCTGGGATAGGACATGTTACCGCCGTATACCTGATTGGCTGCACTGGAAATTTTGCAGGTCGGCCCAGTGGAAAAGAACTGGCCTGTTATGCAGGGGTTGTACCATTTGAACACAGTAGCGGTATAAGTATCAAAGGTAAAACCAGGGTACACCGGATGGCCAATAAAGAGCTTAAAAGATTGCTGCATATGTGTGCATTATCTCTAATTCAACATAATCAGGAATTCAAAATATATTACAATAGAAAAAAGAATGAAGGGAAGCACAGCATGAGCATAATTAATGCCGTTAGAAACAAGATAGCATTAAGAGTTGCTGCAGTTATAAAAAATCAGACCAGCTATAAAAATAATTATAATATAGCTGCTTAA
- a CDS encoding CubicO group peptidase (beta-lactamase class C family) (product_source=COG1680; cath_funfam=3.40.710.10; cleavage_site_network=SignalP-noTM; cog=COG1680; ko=KO:K21469; pfam=PF00144; superfamily=56601; transmembrane_helix_parts=Inside_1_6,TMhelix_7_29,Outside_30_605): MKRNRLCILVVAFCCNILCLMACAQEHTANEKKLAVANAIANTTVLLNNQDGIIPLKSLEKKNIASVSLSFAYSAVFDSLANKYDKITSFSADSYKDSVNLNDLEDDLKYFNTILITIDDQNVSKAKYINFINSISKNKQVIISFFGNGPGLKSFDLLKSPIIWTGQNNIDAAAIVPQYIFGGIAASKKLTTAYSARYTMGSGYTTSAIRLKYTVPEDAGLNSNNLKEIDAIAAEAIAQKATPGLVVLVAKDGKVIFNKAYGTHTYDTNVPDKVTDIFDLASVTKVTATTPAVMRLFEEGKLKLDTNIGAYIPKARTTPMNNIQVREVMLHQAGFIPYIPFHDYVKTGDYSRDSSAAYPTKVADNYYIKKGFFKDFMWPKMLNSPIKTRGKYVYSDISMYVMKDIVEHISEEPLNQYTYENFYKPLGMQTAGFLPRNRFKPEQIIPTEMDTYFRKTLLVGYVHDQGAALAGGVSGHAGLFASANDLAIIYQMLLNRGTYGGVEYFKNSTVDMFTSKQSNVSRRGLGFDRWDPDTTKHYPSELASPQTYGHTGYTGTCVWVDPSRGLVYVFLSNRVNPTVTDKLSNLKIRGRIQDVVNKAIDESKK; the protein is encoded by the coding sequence ATGAAGCGAAATAGATTGTGTATCCTGGTTGTGGCATTTTGCTGCAATATTTTATGTTTAATGGCCTGCGCACAGGAGCATACAGCGAATGAGAAAAAACTAGCTGTTGCCAATGCGATAGCTAATACAACCGTATTATTAAATAATCAGGATGGTATTATTCCCTTAAAATCGTTGGAGAAAAAGAATATTGCTTCGGTTAGCCTGAGTTTTGCCTATAGTGCCGTTTTTGATAGTTTGGCGAATAAATATGATAAAATCACTTCATTTTCTGCCGATTCTTATAAAGATAGCGTGAATCTGAACGATTTAGAAGATGACCTTAAATATTTTAATACCATTTTAATTACTATTGATGATCAAAATGTAAGCAAAGCCAAATACATTAACTTCATTAACAGTATCAGTAAAAATAAACAGGTAATTATTTCTTTTTTTGGTAACGGGCCAGGTTTAAAATCATTCGATCTGTTAAAATCGCCGATTATATGGACCGGTCAAAACAATATTGATGCTGCTGCTATTGTGCCACAATATATTTTTGGTGGCATTGCCGCTTCAAAAAAATTAACTACTGCTTATTCTGCCCGTTATACCATGGGATCGGGCTATACTACAAGCGCTATCCGTTTAAAATATACTGTACCTGAAGATGCAGGTTTAAATTCAAACAACTTAAAAGAAATTGATGCCATTGCTGCTGAGGCCATAGCGCAGAAAGCTACGCCAGGATTAGTGGTTTTGGTGGCTAAGGATGGCAAGGTAATCTTTAACAAAGCCTATGGAACGCATACTTATGATACCAATGTACCCGATAAAGTGACCGATATTTTTGATCTGGCCTCAGTAACCAAGGTAACGGCAACAACGCCGGCAGTAATGCGTTTGTTTGAAGAAGGAAAACTAAAGCTAGACACTAATATTGGCGCTTACATCCCGAAAGCGCGTACCACACCGATGAACAACATTCAGGTTCGTGAAGTGATGTTGCACCAGGCAGGTTTTATTCCTTATATCCCTTTTCACGATTATGTTAAAACCGGCGATTACAGCAGGGATTCTTCAGCAGCTTATCCGACCAAAGTGGCCGATAATTATTATATCAAAAAAGGCTTTTTTAAAGATTTTATGTGGCCTAAAATGTTAAACTCGCCAATAAAAACACGCGGCAAATATGTATATAGCGATATCAGCATGTATGTAATGAAAGATATTGTGGAGCATATTAGTGAAGAACCTTTAAATCAATATACCTACGAAAACTTTTACAAGCCTTTAGGGATGCAAACGGCGGGTTTCTTGCCACGTAACCGCTTTAAACCAGAACAGATTATTCCAACAGAAATGGATACCTATTTCAGGAAGACATTATTAGTAGGCTATGTTCACGATCAGGGAGCGGCTTTGGCTGGTGGTGTTTCTGGTCACGCAGGTTTGTTTGCCAGCGCCAACGATCTGGCCATTATTTATCAGATGCTTTTAAACCGTGGTACTTATGGCGGGGTAGAATATTTCAAGAATTCGACAGTAGATATGTTTACTTCGAAACAATCGAATGTTAGCCGCAGAGGCTTGGGGTTCGATCGTTGGGATCCGGATACGACTAAACATTACCCGTCTGAACTGGCTTCGCCACAAACTTATGGCCATACGGGGTATACCGGAACCTGTGTTTGGGTAGACCCATCCCGAGGTTTGGTGTATGTGTTTTTGTCTAACCGTGTTAACCCTACCGTTACGGATAAGCTATCGAACTTAAAAATTAGGGGAAGGATTCAGGATGTTGTGAATAAAGCTATAGACGAATCGAAAAAATAA
- a CDS encoding hypothetical protein (product_source=Hypo-rule applied; superfamily=50965) → MHSTTLEVFAEIDGIGSASGLFLHEDLLYIIGDNSGYLNEYNIKTKKLRKIQILFDKTLDQLENIPKSLKPDFEILCHNNNKLYMLGSGSTPKRNLMIEFDLETQKVIQKDLTNTYTKLKAIAKIDDQNFNLEGAIFTGNEWLLFNRGNGMDAKNGIFNIQEAELAKTTQAKFNPFKLPNIDHVESSFTDVVSVKNEIFFIATAEDTKSTYADGEILGSFIGSINLQTLKLTFSNKISGKHKFEGITLFSQNELSTTFLLCEDRDSEELKTIIYKLAINFR, encoded by the coding sequence ATGCATTCAACAACTTTAGAAGTTTTTGCCGAGATTGATGGCATTGGCTCTGCTTCGGGTCTATTCCTTCACGAAGATTTACTGTATATCATTGGCGACAACAGCGGCTACTTGAACGAATATAACATCAAAACCAAAAAACTCCGCAAAATTCAGATTTTGTTTGATAAAACACTTGATCAGTTAGAAAATATACCTAAATCCTTAAAACCCGATTTCGAAATCCTTTGTCATAACAACAATAAGCTCTACATGTTAGGTTCGGGCTCTACCCCCAAAAGAAACCTGATGATCGAATTCGACCTGGAAACTCAAAAAGTTATTCAGAAAGACCTGACTAATACCTACACCAAACTTAAAGCTATTGCCAAAATAGACGATCAGAACTTTAACCTCGAAGGCGCAATCTTTACGGGCAATGAGTGGCTACTTTTTAACCGTGGTAATGGAATGGATGCAAAGAATGGTATATTCAATATCCAGGAGGCAGAGTTAGCTAAAACAACACAAGCTAAGTTCAATCCTTTTAAGCTTCCAAATATTGATCATGTTGAATCCTCTTTTACCGATGTTGTATCGGTAAAAAATGAAATATTTTTCATTGCTACTGCCGAAGATACCAAATCGACTTATGCCGATGGTGAAATTCTGGGCAGTTTTATCGGCAGTATTAACCTGCAGACTTTGAAGCTAACCTTCAGCAATAAAATCTCTGGCAAACACAAATTCGAAGGCATTACTTTATTTAGCCAAAACGAGCTTAGTACAACTTTCCTGCTATGTGAAGATCGTGATAGCGAAGAACTTAAAACTATAATTTATAAGTTGGCAATCAATTTTAGGTAG
- a CDS encoding peptide-methionine (S)-S-oxide reductase (product_source=KO:K07304; cath_funfam=3.30.1060.10; cleavage_site_network=SignalP-noTM; cog=COG0225; ko=KO:K07304; pfam=PF01625; superfamily=55068; tigrfam=TIGR00401) yields MIASLHLKTNKHTMKKIILILLSVLALNQANAQGKKTEKATFGMGCFWCTEAIFQRLKGVVSVKSGYEGGALSNPTYEEVCTGATGHAEVLEITYNPMVISYDDLLEVFWKSHDPTTLNRQGADSGTQYRSVVFYHTAEQKALAEKYRAELNKTNAYGKKVVTAIEAAKPFYVAENYHQNYFNKNGSEPYCRLVIQPKIDKLEKIFKAKLKN; encoded by the coding sequence ATGATAGCTTCATTACATTTAAAAACAAATAAACACACAATGAAAAAAATAATTTTAATTCTTTTATCTGTATTGGCCTTAAATCAGGCAAATGCACAAGGAAAAAAGACAGAGAAAGCCACATTCGGAATGGGCTGTTTTTGGTGTACTGAAGCCATTTTTCAACGTTTAAAGGGCGTTGTATCGGTTAAGTCTGGTTATGAAGGCGGTGCTTTAAGCAATCCAACTTACGAAGAAGTATGTACTGGCGCAACAGGGCATGCCGAAGTTTTAGAGATTACCTATAACCCGATGGTGATTTCTTACGATGATTTATTGGAAGTTTTTTGGAAAAGCCACGATCCTACAACATTAAACCGTCAGGGCGCTGATAGCGGTACGCAATACCGCTCCGTAGTTTTTTACCACACGGCTGAGCAAAAAGCTTTGGCAGAAAAGTATAGGGCAGAGTTGAATAAAACCAATGCTTATGGTAAAAAAGTAGTAACAGCAATCGAGGCTGCCAAGCCATTTTATGTTGCCGAAAATTATCACCAGAATTATTTCAACAAGAATGGAAGTGAACCTTATTGCAGATTGGTAATCCAGCCAAAAATAGATAAACTGGAAAAAATATTTAAAGCAAAGCTTAAAAATTAA
- a CDS encoding DNA mismatch repair protein MutL (product_source=KO:K03572; cath_funfam=3.30.230.10,3.30.565.10; cog=COG0323; ko=KO:K03572; pfam=PF01119,PF08676,PF13589; smart=SM00853,SM01340; superfamily=118116,54211,55874; tigrfam=TIGR00585) produces MTDIIHLLPDAVANQIAAGEVVQRPASAVKELLENSIDAGADKIQLVVKDAGKALIQIIDNGCGMSVTDARMCFERHATSKVKKAEDLFAIRTMGFRGEAMASIAAISQVEMKTRRHEDEIGTCISIEGAQVTNQEPVATSPGTQISIKNLFFNTPARRNFLKSNPVEMRHILDEFQRVALAHPAVFFSLHHDGTEIFNLPKGNLKQRIVHLFGNNYNERLVPVEEETTIINLKGYIGKPAFAKKTRGEQFFFVNNRFIKDPYLNHAVSSAFEDLLPDDSYPLYVLFIEIDPSKIDVNVHPTKTEIKYLDEKSIYAIMKSAVKRSIGRYNISPTLDFDQETGFSNMITHKAVEDIVPPSINFNPDFNPFASDSSSTSGYASSPRNYEAKPSAKNWGSLYEITEQPIVEQTSIYADETVLETKQKQYMQLHNRYIVSQIKSGLMVIDQQMAHERILYERFLVHLDDRKGASQQSLFPQTITLNANDFELAKSLLDDIKSLGFDVREFGKNTLVVEGVPVDLGSSNINETQLFEQLIEGFKNSQQELKLSKRDSLARSLAKNSAIKAGTSLGQEEMNTLIDELFACKTPNFSVSGKPIIQTITLAELDKKFEKN; encoded by the coding sequence ATGACTGATATTATTCACTTATTGCCTGATGCTGTTGCCAATCAAATTGCTGCCGGAGAAGTTGTTCAACGACCTGCTTCAGCGGTAAAAGAATTGCTCGAAAATTCGATAGATGCCGGCGCAGATAAAATTCAACTGGTAGTAAAAGATGCCGGAAAGGCATTGATTCAGATTATAGATAACGGCTGCGGAATGAGCGTTACCGATGCCAGAATGTGTTTCGAACGCCATGCCACCTCGAAGGTAAAAAAAGCCGAAGATTTATTTGCCATCCGTACCATGGGTTTCCGTGGCGAGGCCATGGCTTCTATTGCGGCAATCTCACAGGTAGAAATGAAAACCCGCAGGCATGAGGATGAAATCGGCACCTGTATCTCTATCGAAGGTGCACAGGTAACCAATCAGGAACCCGTTGCCACCTCACCAGGAACACAGATTTCGATTAAAAACTTATTTTTCAATACGCCCGCCAGAAGGAATTTCCTTAAAAGCAATCCGGTTGAAATGCGCCATATCCTGGATGAATTTCAACGCGTAGCATTGGCGCACCCCGCTGTATTTTTTAGTCTGCATCATGATGGCACCGAGATTTTTAACCTGCCAAAAGGCAATTTAAAACAACGTATTGTCCACCTTTTTGGCAATAATTATAATGAACGGTTAGTTCCTGTTGAAGAAGAAACAACCATCATCAACCTTAAAGGATATATTGGCAAACCTGCTTTTGCAAAGAAAACCAGAGGCGAACAGTTCTTTTTCGTGAATAATCGTTTCATTAAAGATCCGTATTTAAATCACGCGGTAAGCTCTGCTTTCGAAGATTTATTACCGGACGATAGTTATCCGCTGTATGTACTGTTTATAGAGATCGATCCATCAAAAATTGATGTAAACGTTCACCCCACCAAAACAGAAATTAAATATCTGGATGAAAAATCCATTTATGCGATCATGAAATCGGCAGTAAAACGTTCGATTGGCCGTTATAACATTTCGCCGACTTTAGATTTCGATCAGGAAACAGGTTTTAGCAATATGATTACCCATAAAGCGGTTGAAGATATTGTACCGCCGAGCATTAATTTCAATCCTGATTTTAACCCATTTGCAAGTGATAGCAGTTCTACATCGGGTTACGCCTCATCGCCAAGAAATTATGAAGCCAAACCGAGTGCTAAAAACTGGGGTTCACTTTACGAAATAACAGAACAGCCAATTGTAGAACAAACTTCTATTTATGCTGATGAGACTGTTTTAGAAACCAAGCAAAAGCAGTACATGCAATTGCACAACCGCTATATTGTTTCGCAGATTAAGTCGGGATTGATGGTGATCGATCAACAAATGGCACATGAGCGGATCCTCTACGAGCGTTTTCTCGTACATCTGGATGACCGCAAAGGCGCATCACAACAGAGCTTATTTCCACAAACCATTACACTTAACGCTAACGATTTCGAACTGGCCAAAAGTTTACTGGATGATATAAAAAGTTTGGGCTTCGATGTACGCGAATTTGGAAAAAATACGTTGGTAGTAGAAGGTGTTCCGGTTGACCTGGGCAGCAGCAATATTAACGAAACGCAGCTATTTGAACAGTTGATTGAGGGCTTTAAAAACTCGCAGCAGGAACTAAAATTAAGCAAACGCGATAGCCTTGCAAGGAGTTTAGCTAAAAATAGTGCCATTAAAGCCGGAACAAGCCTTGGTCAGGAGGAAATGAATACCTTGATTGATGAACTTTTTGCCTGTAAAACACCTAACTTTAGCGTGAGTGGCAAACCGATTATCCAAACCATTACTTTGGCAGAACTGGATAAGAAGTTTGAGAAGAACTAA
- a CDS encoding catechol 2,3-dioxygenase-like lactoylglutathione lyase family enzyme (product_source=COG0346; cath_funfam=3.10.180.10; cog=COG0346; pfam=PF12681; superfamily=54593), which translates to MVKRIVLNIDTQKIDDAASFYKDILGLDLLMDHGWIATYGAAGQKMDVQISFASEGGSGTPTPDLSIEVENVDEILEKVKAAGFSIEYGPADEPWGVRRFYTRDPFGKLVNILSHIEG; encoded by the coding sequence ATGGTAAAAAGAATAGTGCTTAATATCGATACCCAAAAAATTGATGATGCAGCCAGTTTTTATAAAGATATTTTGGGGCTTGATCTACTAATGGATCATGGTTGGATTGCAACTTATGGCGCGGCAGGGCAAAAAATGGATGTGCAGATCAGTTTTGCCTCCGAAGGCGGATCGGGTACCCCAACACCAGACCTATCCATAGAAGTTGAAAATGTTGATGAAATATTGGAAAAGGTTAAGGCAGCTGGATTTTCGATCGAATACGGCCCGGCTGATGAACCATGGGGTGTTAGGCGGTTTTATACCAGAGATCCTTTTGGTAAATTGGTTAATATTTTAAGCCATATTGAGGGCTAA